Genomic segment of Sphingopyxis sp. QXT-31:
AGAGGTGGAGCGGCGACAGGTCCAGATGCGCGAGCTGGGCGTGCGCAATATCGGAGAAGCGCGGCGGGCCGGCAGCAACATGCGCCGCATCGTCGTGATCGTCGATGAACTCGCCGATTTTCTGATGAGCCGCAGCGGCGCCGAGGAGCCTCTCATTCGTCTTGCCCAGAAAGCCCGTGCGAGCGGCATCCATTTGGTGCTTGCTACGCAGCGCCCCGACGCGGCGACCTTTCCAGGTCTGCTCCGCGCCAATATCCCGAGCCGCATCGCGCTCACCGTTCAAAAGGCGACCGAGTCGCGTATCATCCTCGACGAGAATGGAGCCGAGAATCTGCTTATGCGAGGCGACATGCTGATCAAGCTGGCAGGCCGCGATCCGACGCGCGTTCATGGCGCTGCGATCGATAACGCGGACATCGCAGCAGCCGTCGCGACGGCGAACAGCCAATGACCGATACGTTGCTGCGACCGACCGCCTTCGCACTCGCGCACCTCACGCTCGTCGATATGGGGCCGCTTCGCGGTACCACCTCGCTTCCGCTGACCGATGAGGAGGGGAAGCCCACCAATTTATTCCTGATGATGGGGCCTAATGGATCGGGTAAAACTACGATTCTCGATGCCATCTATCGGGCAATGGCGTTGCTCTCCAGCCGTGCTCACAACGAATATGGGAACGACGCGCTCGATAGCGGTGACGGTGGTCTTCAGCTTGATGCGCGCGTGGTGCTTGACGACGGTGCACGATCGCGTGCGTTCATGCTTTCGATCGTCGCCGGCGGGCCGGGATTGTTGAAGGACTGGACCGCGGATGAGCTGGAAACGGCTGAAGTGGACGAGCAGATTGTGCTGGCCTTCCAGCGTCGCAGCGCAACCGAGGCCGTCCTGCGCGCGCAGACGTCGCATCCGTCTGCCGTTTCGTTTCATGATGCGGTGATTGCCCAGCTGGGTGACCAGCCCAGGGATCTTTTCGAGACCGCGGCCGGCTATCCGACCGTCCTCTACTTCCCCTCGAACCGGGGCATCAGGCGGCCACCGCGCGAGAATGCCATCACGCGCCCCGCCGGATATGGCTACGCGCCCGCGCATCTGTTCGATACCGATGGTGCGAGCTGGGCGTCGTCGCTCGACAATCTGTTCGTCTGGTTCGCCTGGCTCGATGATGGGCGCGACGAGCGTTGCCGGGATATCGTGAACTCTTTGGTTTTTCGAGGTACGAAGCGTCTCGGAGCGGTCGATCGCCAGAATCTGTTCGTCCCCGTCGAAGTGCAGGAAACGGGCGCAAGTCACCGGCTCGACCAGCTTTCGAGCGGTGAGCGCCAACTTGTCCAGCTGGTCGTGCGGATCGCGAGCCACATGGCGGGGTCGACGATAGTCCTGATCGATGAAACCGAGCAGCATCTTCACGTCGTGATGCGGCGGCGCCTGATGGCGATCATGAAGGACTGGGCGAAATCCTATCCGCAGCTCGCCTTCCTGTTCACGAGCCACCAGCCGGACACGTTCCGGCTGCTCGCTCCGTCGCGCGCGGAGCCGGGGCTGCGCAAGAGCGCGTCGTTGGTCAAGCCGAGGTATAGGCCTGGTCAATGAATGTCGTGCCGCTGACCGAATTCAGCTCGGACCGCCAGTTCGAGGCGCATTTTCGTTCGTTGCCGAGGGTCGTCCTCGAGGGTGACAGCGATGTGGCCTTCTTCCTTGCCTGGTTCGAACATCTTCTTTCGGAGCTTGATTTCGTGTCGGCGAAATCCATTAGCGGGGCCGCCGGATGCACGGCGGTCGGCCAGGCGGTTCAGCAGAGTATCGACGACGACGGCATTCCGGCGATCGGGATCGTCGATCGCGACTGGTTGAGCCGCGAACAGCGCTGGGACCTGCTCTATTCGCTCGATGACAATGCGGCAACCAATGCCAAGGGGGGCGACGTGGTGACGGCCTCGCTCTGGGAGATTGAGGCGTATCTTCTCCTTCCCGAGCTGATGGGGCGCTGGGTCGGACTCCAGCGCAACCCGCCGCCGGCGTCGCAGGGTGAGAAGGGCTCTGCGCTGGCTCGGGTCGTGGAGGAATGCGACGCGCTGCTGTTCGCTATGCCCTTTTTTGCCTCTGCCCATGCGGCTGGTGAGCATTGCGATATCCGCTATTTCAGGGATGTGGCGCATCACAACATGCCGGAGAAATGCGGGGAAATATGCGACGCGCTGGAGGGCGAACGGCGCGTCGCCCTCGAGCAAGTGGACAGTCTGATCGCGGCAATTCGCACTGCTGCGCCCGCTGACCCTGAGCGTCGCTTGTCTTTCTTGCTGCGCTATCTCGATACGAAGCGGCTACTTGAGCGTGTCGGCAGGCGGTTGAAGCTTCATGCCGATGCGCACCACGCGCTTTCCGAGCTCATGTCCCTGCTCGATCTGCGCCCTGCCGAACTGGAAGAAATTCTGAACAACGCCGTAGCGCGCTTCAACAGCTGACAGACCCCGCTTCCAAGACCGGGAGAAGGATGAGGGCATCCGCGAAATCGAGTTCGAGAAACTCTCCGCCGGCGCTGAGCCCCTCCGCGGCGATACGCGACAGCAATTGCTGCTCGGCTCTGTGGGCCAGCCAGCCGTCAGCAAAGCGCTGCGCGGCGATCAGTCGCCACCGCATCCCCATCTTGGGAGGAAATCCTTCGTTCAGCTCGCATATCCGCCGCGGTACGTCGCGTGAAATGCCAAGCTTGAACCATTTTGGCTTGGTCCCGGCGACGCAAAGCATGAGAAGGTAGAGGTGATGCGCGTCATCTGCCACGCGGGTCGAGACAAGCGTGCCCTCGAATGGCACTGGCCCCCGGCTCACCATGCTGTCCGATACCGCCGAGCCGCCGCTGCCCAGCCCCTCTCTTGCTATTACATCGGCGCGTTGAAGGAGAGAGCCCGGATCATCCAAAAAGGCCCGCCAGGCGTCGTGATGCGGGCGAGGTATTCCGTCCTGCCGCAGACCTGCCGCAATGGCGTGAAACATGTTTACCGCATCCGCAGCTTCGCAAGGATCGAGCAAAGCTCCGTTCCCTCGGCGGCCGAGCACGATGGCACATAGATGTTCAACCGGCTGATCTTCGGCATTTGCGCGTTGCGGCCGGATAGCGAGAAAGGCTGCGAGCGCCGCTATCGTCTCCTCGTTGCTCCATTCCAGCCGTTGCGGTGCAAGGGAGGTCGACTGTTCGGACCGTCCGTGATCTTCGGCTGTGGATGATGGGCGGCCCTCGGGAGCGATTTGACGCCGATGCCATGCCGCGATGGCCTCGCGGGGAGCCTTGGCAATATCGCCGCGCTCGATCGCGCGCAGTTCCGTCAGCCGCCGCTTCAAGCCGGACACCGAGCGCAGCGTGGTACCGGGCCGAGGCGATCCGCGCTTCGCGGCAGCTTCGCTCAGATATCTCGAGGCGGCCGCGAGTTCCCTCGGAAGGTTGCTGCCCGGATAGGCGCCGCAGCGAAAATATATGTCCACAAGGACGTCCCACTCGGCCGCGTCCAGCCGCGGGCCTCCCCCACGCTTTGGCGCCGAACCATGCGGTGACGTCGGATTGATAGCCACAATCGCCGGACGCCGCTCGTCAATCGGCCTTGATGGGGGCAGGCAATACCGTCTTTGCGGGATCCTGTCCGAGAAGTTCCGCATAGCGCAAGGTAAGGCGCGGGAGCATGGCAGGTTTCAGTTTCCCGAGCATATAGAGCAGGATGTTGCGCGAGGTTGCTTTGTTTGCGGGCTCCATCGTCCGCGTGCTCGGATTCCAGATGATGCCCTTATGGGGGGGCTGCGATAGGTCCATTGGCAGCTTGGCGATCAGCTTGAGCGCCCCCTCGATGCCCTCCGTCGGCACGAGCGCCGCGAGCAGTTCGGCGAGGATCATCAAGCCCACGGGCCGGAACAGGAGATGGCCGCCCGCATCGGTGCGCTGTGCGGCGATCTCCTTCTTGTCTCCCGACTTCAGATAGGTCCCGAAGGGCGGAAAAGTTGCCCCGATCTTTCTGAACAGGTCTCCGGTCCAATCATAATACAGGTCGAGAATGTCGTCCGGCGGCCTGTAGAACCTCAGGCGTTCGAGCGACTCTTTCGATCGCACCTTCCAGAACAAGACCGTCAGGACGTCGTAGAGATTCTCGATCGTGGTGAGATGTTCGAGATCGTTTCCGGGAAGGTTGGCGCGGCCGGAAAAGAGAATTTGATCGCCACAGAATGACGGATGCTCTTCGACGAGGCGGCGTGTGATTATTGCCATCACATCAGACTCGTCGAGTGCGATGATCTCGCTCTTCTTTACGGCCTTGGCAGTCTTGTTCAGCGTCGTGAAAAGCTTGCGCGTCCGCTTCAACCCCTGCGCTGTCCCGTGGTGCGCGACGAAAAGAACCGACACCTCGTCTTCGCCCAGGCTGGCGTCTTCCTCCAAGGCTGCCTTGATGCCAGCGAGGCGATGCTGCCCATCCAGCGCGAACAGATCCTCGTCGCCGCTGAGCCGCAAAAAGCCGAGGCTATAGGCCGCGGTATCGCTGAGCTTTGCCGGGTCCAAGCCCGTGTCGCGCGGTTTGACATCGCCGAGCGCGAGCCATTCGGGATCGCCCTTGTAGACTGCGATAACGAGGGAATTGAAAAAGCGGTCATCATTGTCCTTCAAATAATCGGCGATCTGTGTGCCGCGCCCTTTCTTGAGTTCGCGCTGGATCATTTCCGAAAGCCGTTCGCTGCTGTGAATTTCGTCGGCGAAATTTACCTTTCCGGCAATCTGCGCGAGCGTCATCAGCACGGAGTAGAAAGCCCAGTCGCCGAAACGACCACGCAGCGCGGGAAAATACTCGGCGCTCATGAGCGGAACGCTTTCACCACGGCACGTACCTCCGCCGAGAAATCCTTTTCAACGACCGGGGGAATGATAGCATCGTTCAGGTCGGCCTCTAACTGGCCGAGATCGAACGTATCGTCAGCTATGGGGACATAGTTGAAGAACAGGTCGTCGCTATATTTGGCGAGCATATAATGGACCTTCGGTCTTTTGTTACGGCGCTGCTCTTTCAGATATTCGTAAAAGCGATCGTTCAGCGTCCGGTGCAGCGCCTCTTCGCCGGTAATGCCAATATACATGATATAGCCATGCGGCGGAAAATGATCGTTCGCGTGCATCACGGTAAAGGCATAGATCCCTCGCTGAAGAGGGATCTGTGACTGGTTTCCGGCCTCAAACTTGACCGTGCACCAGGAGAGCGGTCCTTGAACCCGCGAGGTGCGCCAGCGGTTGGGGCTTATCAGGAAATCGCGAATGTCTGCTTTCAACCCGTCGACTGTCTGCACGAAATCATTAACCATCGCTGCCCCTTTATTCCCCGCCCCTTATTCGCGGTTCCGCCTTTGTCGCGGGGACCCGCGGCCTTCGACCATCCCGGCCAATCGGCCCACGAAATGATCGAAATCGCTGAGACTTGTCTTCCAGTCATCCCAAAGTGTGTAGATACCGCGGTTCCAGTGCGTGGCTACGAGAAACTGTATCCGTTGCCGCTCAATATCATGTTCACCGCTATGCTCGACGATCAGGCTGATCCATGTTGCGAGATCGGGCCCGGATCCGAAGAGATTTTCTCCTTTTATGGGCTTGCCGAAGCCGGTGAAGCTTGTCTCGAGCTTTGGCGTGCCTGGAATGCCGAGTGACCGTCCTATTGCGAGCCGCGCCGGGCCATAGCGGTGCGGCAACCCCAAGAGACGCTGGAAGCGGCCGTTGAGATCGTCTGCGGGCCGCGCAGTTCGAAAGTCCGTCCGGATCATGTCGATGAGGCTAAGGGTCATCGATCGGCATCCTGAAAAAGGGTGCGATGCGGCGTCGTATCACTAGTGGCCGGAGGTTCGAGAACCAATATCCCGGCGACCCGCTCCCTGATCGGCTCGAGATATTCGGCCGACAGTTCGGCAGGCTGCGATAACAGAATGATTTGAGTATCGAGACCCGTGAGGAAGGCCAGCACATTGTGGCGATGTGCGGGGTCGAGACGTGCGAGCGGCGTGTCCATGACGATGGGAAAGCGCGGCGAGACCATGCCGATCGCAGCCATCAGTGCAAGGGTGAAAATCTGCGTTTCGCCGGCGCTGAGATCCTTGGTGCGCAAATCCCGACCCTTGCTGTCGAACAGACCGACCGAACCATCGGCAGCGATCCGTATGTCCT
This window contains:
- a CDS encoding DGQHR domain-containing protein, yielding MSAEYFPALRGRFGDWAFYSVLMTLAQIAGKVNFADEIHSSERLSEMIQRELKKGRGTQIADYLKDNDDRFFNSLVIAVYKGDPEWLALGDVKPRDTGLDPAKLSDTAAYSLGFLRLSGDEDLFALDGQHRLAGIKAALEEDASLGEDEVSVLFVAHHGTAQGLKRTRKLFTTLNKTAKAVKKSEIIALDESDVMAIITRRLVEEHPSFCGDQILFSGRANLPGNDLEHLTTIENLYDVLTVLFWKVRSKESLERLRFYRPPDDILDLYYDWTGDLFRKIGATFPPFGTYLKSGDKKEIAAQRTDAGGHLLFRPVGLMILAELLAALVPTEGIEGALKLIAKLPMDLSQPPHKGIIWNPSTRTMEPANKATSRNILLYMLGKLKPAMLPRLTLRYAELLGQDPAKTVLPAPIKAD
- a CDS encoding AAA family ATPase encodes the protein MTDTLLRPTAFALAHLTLVDMGPLRGTTSLPLTDEEGKPTNLFLMMGPNGSGKTTILDAIYRAMALLSSRAHNEYGNDALDSGDGGLQLDARVVLDDGARSRAFMLSIVAGGPGLLKDWTADELETAEVDEQIVLAFQRRSATEAVLRAQTSHPSAVSFHDAVIAQLGDQPRDLFETAAGYPTVLYFPSNRGIRRPPRENAITRPAGYGYAPAHLFDTDGASWASSLDNLFVWFAWLDDGRDERCRDIVNSLVFRGTKRLGAVDRQNLFVPVEVQETGASHRLDQLSSGERQLVQLVVRIASHMAGSTIVLIDETEQHLHVVMRRRLMAIMKDWAKSYPQLAFLFTSHQPDTFRLLAPSRAEPGLRKSASLVKPRYRPGQ
- a CDS encoding GIY-YIG nuclease family protein; its protein translation is MDIYFRCGAYPGSNLPRELAAASRYLSEAAAKRGSPRPGTTLRSVSGLKRRLTELRAIERGDIAKAPREAIAAWHRRQIAPEGRPSSTAEDHGRSEQSTSLAPQRLEWSNEETIAALAAFLAIRPQRANAEDQPVEHLCAIVLGRRGNGALLDPCEAADAVNMFHAIAAGLRQDGIPRPHHDAWRAFLDDPGSLLQRADVIAREGLGSGGSAVSDSMVSRGPVPFEGTLVSTRVADDAHHLYLLMLCVAGTKPKWFKLGISRDVPRRICELNEGFPPKMGMRWRLIAAQRFADGWLAHRAEQQLLSRIAAEGLSAGGEFLELDFADALILLPVLEAGSVSC